From a single Eleginops maclovinus isolate JMC-PN-2008 ecotype Puerto Natales chromosome 20, JC_Emac_rtc_rv5, whole genome shotgun sequence genomic region:
- the sec13 gene encoding protein SEC13 homolog, whose product MVSVINTVDTSHEDMIHDAQMDYYGTRLATCSSDRTVKIFDVRNGGQILVADLRGHEGPVWQVAWAHPMFGNILASCSYDRKVIIWKEENGSWDKMHEYCGHESSVNSVCWGPYDFGLILACGSSDGAISLLTFTGDQQWDVKKISNAHTIGCNAVSWAPAVVPGSLIDQPSGQKPNYVKRFVSGGCDNLVKLWKEEDGQWKEDQKLEAHSDWVRDVGWAPSIGLPTSTIASCSQDGRVFIWTCDDPAGNTWTAKLLHKFNDVVWHVSWSITGNILAVSGGDNKVTLWKESMDGQWACISDVSKGQGAVSTITDSQQSEQ is encoded by the exons ATG gtttCTGTTATCAACACAGTGGACACCTCTCATGAGGACATGATC CACGATGCCCAGATGGATTACTACGGGACTCGCCTCGCCACCTGCTCCTCTGACCGCACCGTGAAGATCTTCGACGTCAGAAACGGAGGACAGATCCTGGTCGCTGACCTCAGAGG CCACGAGGGTCCGGTGTGGCAGGTGGCCTGGGCTCACCCGATGTTCGGCAACATCCTGGCTTCCTGTTCCTACGACCGTAAAGTCATCATCTGGAAGGAGGAGAATGGGAGCTGGGACAAGATGCACGAGTACTGCGGACACGAGTCATCAG tgaACTCTGTGTGCTGGGGTCCCTACGACTTCGGTCTGATTCTGGCCTGTGGCAGCTCGGATGGAGCCATTTCTCTCCTCACGTTCACCGGGGATCAGCAGTGGGACGTCAAGAAGATCAGCAACGCACACACT ATCGGCTGTAACGCAGTGAGTTGGGCTCCTGCTGTGGTTCCCGGCAGTCTGATCGATCAGCCGTCGGGACAGAAACCAAACTACGTCAAGCGCTTCGTCTCCGGGGGCTGCGACAACCTCGTCAAACTCTGGAA AGAGGAGGACGGGCAGTGGAAGGAGGACCAGAAGCTGGAGGCTCACAGTGATTGGGTGAGAGACGTCGGCTGGGCTCCTTCCATCGGTCTGCCCACCAGCACCATCGCCAGCTGCTCACAG GACGGACGGGTGTTCATCTGGACGTGTGACGACCCGGCTGGAAACACCTGGACGGCAAAACTGCTCCACAAGTTTAACGACGTGGTTTGGCACGTCAGCTGGTCCATCACCGGAAACATCCTGGCTGTGTCAGGAGGAGACAACAAG GTGACGCTGTGGAAGGAGTCGATGGACGGGCAGTGGGCCTGCATCAGTGACGTCAGCAAAGGACAGGGAGCCGTCTCCACCATCACAGACTCACAGCAGAGCgagcagtga
- the LOC134882170 gene encoding deoxyribonuclease-1-like 1 isoform X1, whose amino-acid sequence MKIAAFNVKKLGWKKVHKKAVRNILIKIISQYSVVVLQEVMDGSGKAMALLLQHLNGYGDNRSSLYYMVCSKPLGRGRQKEKFVYFYRKEEVQVLESFQYVENYEGDVFAREPFVLLLKCPKTVVQELVLIPVHAKPKDAESELNALDDVVQAVRAKWENDNIMILGDFNADGSYLSKKKKDSIHISSAPYYWLIDDDVDTTTSNNNDNTYDRIVVYGRSMLMAIVPDSARAYNFEEQLGLTEEETRSVSDHYPVEVELKLKPPSSRGRAQGAQKKKAGAKKQRRTY is encoded by the exons ATGAAGATCGCTGCCTTCAATGTCAAGAAACTGGGATGGAAAAAAGTCCACAAGAAAGCCGTACGGAACATTCTCATCAAG ATTATTTCTCAGTACAGTGTGGTGGTGCTGCAGGAGGTGATGGATGGGAGTGGTAAGGCCATGGCTTTGCTCCTCCAACACCTTAATGGCTATGG AGATAACAGAAGTAGCCTGTACTACATGGTGTGCAGTAAACCTCTGGGACGGGGCCGTCAAAAGGAGAAGTTTGTCTACTTCTACAG gaaGGAAGAAGTGCAGGTATTAGAGTCCTTCCAGTATGTAGAAAATTATGAAGGGGATGTGTTCGCCAGAGAGCCTTTCGTTCTCCTTCTGAAATGTCCAAAGACAG TTGTGCAGGAACTGGTGCTGATCCCGGTCCACGCCAAACCAAAGGACGCAGAATCGGAGCTGAACGCTCTGGATGACGTGGTCCAAGCTGTGAGAGCAAAATGGGAGAATGAT AACATTATGATTTTGGGAGACTTTAATGCCGATGGAAGTTATCTctccaagaagaagaaggactcGATCCATATCTCCTCTGCTCCGTATTATTGGCTGATAGATGATGATGTCGACACCACGACTAGCAACAATAACGACAACACCTACGACAG GATCGTGGTTTATGGAAGGAGCATGCTGATGGCCATCGTCCCCGACTCAGCGAGAGCCTACAACTTCGAGGAACAGTTGGGCTTGACAGAGGAAGAA ACTCGTAGTGTCAGTGATCACTACCCCGTGGAGGTGGAGCTGAAGCTGAAACCACCTTCCTCTAGAGGACGAGCTCAGG GAGCCCAGAAGAAGAAGGCAGGGGCAAAAAAGCAGAGGAGGACCTACTAA
- the LOC134882170 gene encoding deoxyribonuclease-1-like 1 isoform X2 yields the protein MDGSGKAMALLLQHLNGYGDNRSSLYYMVCSKPLGRGRQKEKFVYFYRKEEVQVLESFQYVENYEGDVFAREPFVLLLKCPKTVVQELVLIPVHAKPKDAESELNALDDVVQAVRAKWENDNIMILGDFNADGSYLSKKKKDSIHISSAPYYWLIDDDVDTTTSNNNDNTYDRIVVYGRSMLMAIVPDSARAYNFEEQLGLTEEETRSVSDHYPVEVELKLKPPSSRGRAQGAQKKKAGAKKQRRTY from the exons ATGGATGGGAGTGGTAAGGCCATGGCTTTGCTCCTCCAACACCTTAATGGCTATGG AGATAACAGAAGTAGCCTGTACTACATGGTGTGCAGTAAACCTCTGGGACGGGGCCGTCAAAAGGAGAAGTTTGTCTACTTCTACAG gaaGGAAGAAGTGCAGGTATTAGAGTCCTTCCAGTATGTAGAAAATTATGAAGGGGATGTGTTCGCCAGAGAGCCTTTCGTTCTCCTTCTGAAATGTCCAAAGACAG TTGTGCAGGAACTGGTGCTGATCCCGGTCCACGCCAAACCAAAGGACGCAGAATCGGAGCTGAACGCTCTGGATGACGTGGTCCAAGCTGTGAGAGCAAAATGGGAGAATGAT AACATTATGATTTTGGGAGACTTTAATGCCGATGGAAGTTATCTctccaagaagaagaaggactcGATCCATATCTCCTCTGCTCCGTATTATTGGCTGATAGATGATGATGTCGACACCACGACTAGCAACAATAACGACAACACCTACGACAG GATCGTGGTTTATGGAAGGAGCATGCTGATGGCCATCGTCCCCGACTCAGCGAGAGCCTACAACTTCGAGGAACAGTTGGGCTTGACAGAGGAAGAA ACTCGTAGTGTCAGTGATCACTACCCCGTGGAGGTGGAGCTGAAGCTGAAACCACCTTCCTCTAGAGGACGAGCTCAGG GAGCCCAGAAGAAGAAGGCAGGGGCAAAAAAGCAGAGGAGGACCTACTAA